In a single window of the Coregonus clupeaformis isolate EN_2021a chromosome 10, ASM2061545v1, whole genome shotgun sequence genome:
- the LOC121575411 gene encoding G-protein coupled receptor 37-like 1 has protein sequence MTPLFALFVLFLRAAEPRHVGSGYTALRTQDRDGFAHALATGTGESESEVNLNQIGGGYVESLSQEPDANTKRVPRGAKDGSSRKRDQQSPHSYGHPRPYDPDGYFTTPKSAHLAGNSTPDRDSKGSVLLHNPLYPVTDSSYGAYAVMLLALILFAMGIVGNLALMCIVWHNYYLKSAWNCILASLAFWDFLVLFFCLPVVVFNELTKRRLLGDLSCRIVPYMEVTSLGVATFSLCALTIDRFHAATSPQPQAPRVEPCQSILAKLSVVWIGSMVLAAPELLLWQLTQEVSVQPGGFVVDLCVRRPSLSLPESVYSLVLTYHEARMWWYFGCYFCLPLLFTLACQLVTRHVVAEEARKKQGTTTVVGGKRVRPSSSSTSSSSSSYSAPKKQQQLKRERRLSSTVVALAIVYAVCNLPENVCNIALAYIANPVSTTTEALLALIGQFLLFVRCSATPVLFLCLCRSLGQAFMDCCCCCCEECLPDGASSSSTSSTTATAVSSSLSSPSSPSPSNTKEEKLKIVSGTTPAIFYDKAKDSSSLMVIGTPC, from the exons ATGACTCCTCTTTTTGCTTTGTTCGTACTTTTCCTGAGGGCTGCGGAGCCCCGACATGTCGGCTCTGGTTACACGGCGCTGAGGACCCAGGACAGGGACGGGTTTGCACATGCACTAGCCACGGGGACCGGAGAGTCAGAATCTGAGGTGAATCTGAATCAGATTGGAGGAGGATATGTCGAATCTCTGTCGCAGGAACCAGACGCAAACACAAAGAGAGTCCCCCGGGGCGCCAAGGATGGAAGTTCTAGAAAACGGGACCAGCAGTCTCCCCACAGCTACGGACACCCCAGACCGTATGACCCGGACGGCTACTTTACCACGCCCAAGAGTGCACACCTGGCCGGCAACAGCACCCCAGACAGAGATTCCAAGGGCTCGGTGCTGCTCCACAACCCACTCTATCCGGTAACTGACAGCTCCTACGGGGCTTACGCAGTGATGCTGCTGGCCCTCATCCTATTCGCCATGGGCATCGTCGGTAACCTCGCGCTCATGTGTATCGTTTGGCACAACTATTACCTAAAGAGCGCGTGGAACTGCATCCTTGCCAGCCTGGCGTTCTGGGACTTCCTCGTGCTCTTTTTCTGCTTGCCAGTGGTGGTCTTCAACGAGCTCACCAAGAGACGGTTGCTAGGGGACCTGTCATGTCGGATTGTGCCCTACATGGAG gtGACCTCCCTGGGAGTAGCCACGTTCAGCCTGTGTGCGTTGACCATCGACCGGTTCCACGCAGCgaccagcccccagccccaggcTCCGCGGGTGGAGCCCTGCCAGTCCATCCTGGCCAAGCTGTCTGTGGTCTGGATCGGCTCCATGGTCCTGGCTGCTCCAGAGCTGTTGCTGTGGCAGCTCACCCAAGAGGTCTCCGTCCAGCCAGGGGGCTTCGTGGTCGACCTGTGTGTCCGGAGGCCCTCCCTCAGCCTGCCTGAGTCGGTCTACTCCCTGGTGCTGACGTACCACGAGGCCCGCATGTGGTGGTACTTCGGCTGCTACTTCTGCCTGCCGCTCCTCTTCACCCTCGCCTGCCAGCTGGTGACGAGACACGTTGTCGCTGAAGAGGCACGGAAGAAACAGGGGACAACCACAGTAGTAGGAGGAAAAAGAGTAcgtccttcctcttcctccacctcctcttcatcatcatcctaTTCCGCTCCTAAGAAGCAGCAGCAGCTGAAGAGAGAGCGTAGGTTGAGTTCTACAGTCGTGGCGTTGGCCATCGTTTACGCCGTGTGTAACCTCCCCGAGAACGTGTGTAACATCGCCCTGGCCTACATCGCCAACCCCGTCTCCACGACGACCGAGGCCCTGCTGGCTCTGATTGGCCAGTTCCTGTTGTTCGTCCGTTGCTCGGCGACACCGGTGTTGTTCCTGTGTCTGTGTCGTTCCCTGGGCCAGGCCTTCATGGActgttgctgttgctgctgtGAGGAGTGTCTGCCAGACGGAGCATCTTCATCATCTACTTCCTCCACTACCGCCACAGcggtctcctcctccctctcctccccgtcaTCACCCTCGCCGTCCAACACCAAGGAGGAGAAGCTGAAGATTGTGTCTGGGACTACACCAGCCATCTTCTACGACAAGGCCAAAGACAGCTCCTCTCTCATGGTCATCGGAACACCCTGCTGA